Proteins encoded by one window of Pseudomonas coleopterorum:
- the sutA gene encoding transcriptional regulator SutA gives MSDDDLENDDLEVGEEDDTEETLEAAAEDVADDEGGDTPAPAAKGKAKASVSVDELPSIEAKNKERDALARAMEEFLSRGGKVQEVEPNVVADPPKKPDNKYGSRPI, from the coding sequence ATGAGCGACGATGATCTGGAAAACGACGACCTCGAAGTAGGCGAAGAAGACGATACCGAGGAAACCCTCGAGGCCGCTGCCGAAGACGTGGCGGACGACGAAGGTGGTGACACGCCCGCACCCGCTGCCAAAGGCAAGGCCAAGGCGTCGGTGTCGGTGGACGAACTGCCGAGTATCGAAGCCAAGAACAAAGAGCGCGACGCGCTGGCGCGGGCGATGGAAGAATTTCTTTCGCGCGGCGGCAAAGTGCAGGAAGTCGAGCCCAATGTGGTGGCCGATCCACCCAAGAAGCCCGACAACAAGTACGGTAGCCGTCCTATCTGA